The Nitrospiria bacterium genome includes a region encoding these proteins:
- a CDS encoding M28 family peptidase — protein MDLFPRRLSPWLRIIAFLLGISIVLAFGVQYMINMPGKSYSGPLPPLKEEENEIQTFLLKHIQILAGEIGERNLWQYQALQSSANYIERIFKSMGYEVFSQEYGVQGKKVKNIEVQLEGTHRPNEIVLIGAHYDSVRVSPGANDNATGTAAVLEIARLLFGQPNKRTVRFVAFVNEEPPFSMTQDMGSRVYANRSRELEENIVAMFSIETIGYYDDAEGSQQYPFPFRYFYPSTANFIAFVGNVASKSLVYDSIDSFRRHTSFPSEGVAAPGWMTGIGWSDHQSFWREGYPALMVTDTALFRYAQYHSQEDTPDKVNYPRTARVVAGLARVVSEVANPPKKP, from the coding sequence GTGGATCTTTTCCCCCGGAGGCTCTCTCCCTGGCTGAGAATAATCGCTTTTTTATTGGGTATTTCTATCGTTTTGGCCTTTGGGGTTCAATATATGATCAATATGCCGGGAAAATCCTATTCTGGGCCTCTTCCTCCTTTGAAAGAAGAAGAAAATGAGATTCAAACTTTCCTTTTGAAACACATCCAAATTTTGGCGGGAGAAATTGGGGAGCGGAACCTTTGGCAATATCAAGCCTTACAGTCATCTGCGAATTATATTGAACGAATATTTAAAAGTATGGGGTATGAGGTATTTTCCCAAGAGTATGGGGTTCAGGGAAAAAAAGTCAAAAATATTGAGGTACAGTTGGAGGGAACCCATCGTCCGAATGAAATTGTTTTAATCGGTGCCCACTATGATTCTGTTCGAGTATCCCCGGGGGCAAACGACAATGCAACGGGAACGGCTGCGGTTTTGGAAATCGCTCGGCTTCTTTTTGGTCAACCCAATAAACGAACGGTCCGTTTTGTAGCCTTTGTTAATGAAGAGCCTCCGTTTTCAATGACTCAGGATATGGGAAGCCGGGTGTACGCAAATCGTTCCCGGGAACTTGAAGAGAATATTGTGGCCATGTTTTCTATTGAAACCATCGGATATTACGATGATGCAGAGGGGAGTCAGCAATATCCTTTTCCCTTTCGTTATTTTTATCCCAGTACGGCTAACTTTATTGCCTTCGTTGGAAATGTGGCCTCAAAATCCCTGGTGTATGACAGTATCGATTCTTTTAGAAGGCATACATCTTTTCCATCCGAAGGGGTAGCCGCTCCTGGGTGGATGACAGGGATCGGTTGGTCTGACCACCAATCTTTTTGGAGGGAAGGCTATCCGGCTTTGATGGTTACCGATACAGCCCTGTTTAGGTATGCCCAATATCATTCTCAGGAGGATACTCCCGATAAAGTAAATTATCCTCGAACCGCGAGGGTGGTGGCGGGATTGGCCCGGGTGGTCTCCGAGGTGGCGAACCCCCCAAAAAAACCGTAG
- the leuC gene encoding 3-isopropylmalate dehydratase large subunit — MKPKTLFEKIWETHTVYEEPGKPSLIYIDRHLVHEVTSPQAFEGLRLSGRRIRRPELTFATMDHNVPTSDRSQPIDDPISAKQMETLAKNCKEFGVKLFDLQSPDQGIVHVIGPELGLTLPGITMVCGDSHTSTHGAFGALAFGIGTSEVEHVFATQCLLQDRPKTFLIEVNGTLPYGVEAKDIILSIIGHIGTGGGTGCVIEYGGNTIQSLTMEERMTVCNMSIEGGARAGMIAPDETTFEYLKGRRYAPPQFREAVQKWKELCSDPGAVFDRTLKLNAASISPQVTWGTNPGQVVSIDAGVPNPSSFSDPNARKSAERALDYMGLKADTSMIDIPIDRVFIGSCTNSRIEDLRRVAEFVKGKKVSSRVYAMVVPGSQQVKKHAEEEGLDRVFREAGFDWRESGCSMCLGMNPDILKPGERCASTSNRNFEGRQGKGGRTHLVGPLMAAAAAVEGHFVDVRQMDIKKR, encoded by the coding sequence ATGAAGCCAAAAACACTGTTTGAGAAAATCTGGGAAACACACACCGTCTACGAAGAACCAGGAAAGCCTTCATTGATTTACATTGATCGGCATTTGGTTCATGAAGTGACCTCTCCACAAGCCTTTGAAGGGTTGCGTTTAAGCGGAAGAAGGATACGGCGTCCCGAACTGACCTTTGCAACTATGGATCATAATGTTCCTACATCGGACCGCTCTCAGCCCATTGATGACCCTATTTCCGCCAAACAAATGGAAACTCTTGCAAAAAATTGCAAAGAGTTTGGCGTTAAACTTTTTGATCTCCAGAGTCCTGATCAAGGCATTGTTCATGTCATAGGCCCTGAGCTGGGTTTGACACTTCCCGGGATTACCATGGTTTGTGGGGATAGCCATACCTCCACCCATGGGGCTTTCGGGGCCTTGGCATTTGGAATCGGGACCAGCGAAGTCGAGCATGTTTTTGCTACCCAATGCCTTTTACAGGATCGGCCCAAAACCTTTCTCATTGAGGTGAATGGCACACTTCCGTATGGCGTAGAAGCAAAAGATATTATTCTTTCAATAATTGGTCACATTGGAACGGGTGGGGGAACGGGGTGTGTGATTGAATATGGCGGAAATACCATTCAGAGCCTAACCATGGAAGAGCGTATGACCGTTTGCAATATGTCCATCGAGGGAGGAGCCCGGGCAGGAATGATTGCTCCCGATGAAACCACTTTTGAGTATTTGAAAGGGCGGCGCTATGCACCTCCTCAATTTAGAGAAGCGGTTCAAAAGTGGAAAGAGCTCTGCAGTGATCCGGGGGCCGTTTTTGATCGGACTCTAAAATTAAACGCGGCATCCATTTCTCCCCAGGTGACTTGGGGAACCAATCCGGGGCAAGTGGTTTCCATAGATGCCGGGGTTCCAAATCCGTCTTCGTTTTCGGATCCCAATGCAAGGAAGTCAGCCGAACGGGCTTTGGACTACATGGGATTGAAGGCCGACACTTCAATGATCGACATTCCGATTGATCGGGTTTTTATTGGTTCCTGTACGAATTCGAGGATTGAAGACCTAAGGCGGGTGGCCGAGTTTGTAAAGGGAAAAAAGGTGTCGTCTCGGGTCTATGCCATGGTGGTTCCGGGTTCCCAGCAAGTTAAAAAGCACGCAGAAGAAGAAGGTTTAGATCGAGTTTTTAGAGAAGCAGGGTTCGATTGGCGTGAATCAGGTTGCTCCATGTGTTTGGGGATGAATCCCGATATTCTAAAGCCCGGGGAGCGGTGTGCTTCCACCTCTAACCGGAATTTTGAAGGGCGCCAGGGAAAAGGAGGAAGGACCCACCTGGTAGGTCCCTTAATGGCAGCGGCGGCAGCGGTGGAGGGCCATTTTGTGGATGTGCGGCAAATGGATATCAAAAAAAGGTAA
- the leuD gene encoding 3-isopropylmalate dehydratase small subunit, with product MEAFQTITGIVTLLDLPNVDTDQIIPKQFLKRIERTGFGQFLFYDWRLMEGGNPNPEFEMNADRYHGASILVTRANFGCGSSREHAPWALLDYGFRCIIAPSFADIFYNNCFKNGILPISLSEDQVEGLFEKVRQNPGFQLTVNLEKKKITSGEGLNFSFEVDEFRRHCLLNGLDDIGLTLQYEQKILQFEKKHTENHQIPN from the coding sequence ATGGAGGCTTTTCAAACCATAACGGGCATTGTGACCCTTTTAGATTTGCCCAATGTGGATACCGATCAAATCATACCGAAACAGTTTTTAAAAAGGATTGAACGTACAGGATTTGGGCAGTTTCTTTTCTATGATTGGCGGTTAATGGAAGGAGGCAACCCCAACCCCGAATTTGAAATGAATGCTGACCGCTATCACGGCGCATCCATTTTGGTGACACGGGCCAATTTTGGGTGCGGTTCCTCGCGGGAACATGCCCCATGGGCCCTGTTGGATTATGGCTTTCGTTGTATAATTGCCCCTTCTTTTGCAGATATTTTTTATAATAATTGTTTTAAAAACGGAATTCTCCCCATTTCCCTTTCGGAAGATCAAGTGGAGGGGCTATTTGAAAAGGTTAGACAAAACCCGGGGTTCCAATTAACCGTTAATCTGGAAAAAAAGAAGATCACATCCGGAGAAGGATTAAACTTTTCTTTTGAAGTGGATGAATTTCGACGCCATTGTTTGCTAAACGGTTTGGATGACATTGGTCTAACCCTTCAATATGAACAGAAAATTCTTCAATTTGAAAAAAAACACACTGAAAATCACCAAATTCCAAATTGA
- a CDS encoding tetratricopeptide repeat protein: MTPSWIENVTETDFEEKVVAVSQQVPVLVDFWAPWCGPCRTLGPILEQVIDSLGGKVHLAKVNTDENPTLAQQFQIQGIPAVKAVVNGEIKDEFVGVLRERQIREFIEGLVPSEADRVSTEAQSLEEKNPGGALKKYEDALQKEPSHAQSLIGKLRVLVALGRLEEAEGFFNGLPGALQLDQTVSRLKTKIDLGIILQQGPSELELREKTQKDPHNLEALWDLAIYLSAEEKYSEAFEIYLTIMEKDRAFKDDGARKAVLQLFELIGSRSPLAETYRDKMARLILS; this comes from the coding sequence ATGACACCCTCTTGGATTGAAAATGTAACGGAAACCGATTTTGAGGAAAAAGTGGTTGCGGTTTCCCAACAGGTTCCGGTTCTGGTGGATTTTTGGGCTCCCTGGTGCGGACCGTGCCGAACGCTGGGTCCCATCCTGGAACAGGTGATCGATAGCCTAGGTGGAAAAGTTCACCTGGCAAAGGTGAATACCGATGAAAATCCAACTTTGGCCCAACAATTTCAAATTCAAGGCATACCCGCAGTAAAAGCGGTTGTGAATGGAGAAATTAAAGATGAGTTTGTGGGTGTTCTTCGGGAAAGACAGATCCGTGAATTTATTGAAGGGTTGGTTCCATCGGAAGCGGACCGGGTATCTACCGAAGCCCAATCTTTAGAAGAGAAAAATCCGGGTGGAGCCCTAAAAAAATATGAGGATGCCCTTCAAAAGGAGCCATCCCATGCCCAATCGCTAATTGGAAAACTGCGAGTTTTAGTAGCGTTGGGCCGCTTGGAAGAAGCGGAAGGTTTTTTTAACGGGCTTCCCGGGGCTCTGCAGTTGGACCAAACCGTTTCAAGGCTTAAAACGAAAATAGATTTAGGAATAATCCTCCAGCAAGGTCCCTCAGAATTGGAGTTAAGAGAAAAAACCCAAAAAGATCCCCACAATTTAGAAGCCCTTTGGGATTTGGCCATATACCTTTCTGCGGAAGAAAAATATTCTGAAGCATTTGAGATTTACCTAACCATTATGGAAAAAGATCGAGCCTTTAAAGATGATGGTGCGCGGAAGGCGGTTCTTCAACTGTTTGAATTAATCGGTTCCCGTTCCCCTTTGGCTGAGACCTATCGGGATAAAATGGCCCGTCTGATCTTGAGTTAA
- a CDS encoding DUF4412 domain-containing protein encodes MKKFRKWIFSLKWVDKNLLFFLSFFLITGGAYAAGLPEPKVEFSADSYVQTGNYTSESKIYRSMDKERRELDLGDSKQVVISRMDKNVIWMLMPAQNLYMEMSLSDQKTKQGAGEFSYEEITQTVVGEEMIEGMKSIKSKISVKDFSGTTFQGYMWTTKDGITLKMDTVTVGKGQPFQIKMHLKNVKIGKQDPNIFEIPSGYTKMDMGFPFGGHGLGMEGMENGSR; translated from the coding sequence TTGAAAAAATTCAGGAAATGGATCTTTTCCTTAAAATGGGTCGATAAAAACCTACTGTTTTTTCTTTCTTTTTTCTTAATCACCGGTGGGGCCTACGCGGCGGGGTTACCCGAACCCAAAGTTGAGTTTTCTGCGGATAGCTATGTTCAGACAGGGAATTATACCTCTGAGTCTAAAATTTACCGGTCTATGGATAAAGAGCGCCGCGAACTGGACCTGGGAGATTCCAAACAGGTTGTCATCAGCCGAATGGATAAAAATGTAATATGGATGTTGATGCCCGCGCAAAACTTGTACATGGAAATGAGTCTGAGCGATCAAAAAACTAAACAAGGGGCTGGAGAATTTTCTTATGAAGAGATTACCCAGACGGTGGTTGGTGAAGAAATGATTGAAGGAATGAAATCAATCAAAAGTAAAATAAGCGTTAAAGATTTTTCGGGAACCACCTTTCAAGGGTATATGTGGACGACGAAGGATGGCATTACCCTGAAAATGGATACGGTGACTGTGGGAAAAGGCCAACCCTTTCAAATAAAAATGCATTTGAAAAACGTAAAAATTGGGAAACAGGATCCAAATATTTTTGAAATTCCTTCCGGTTATACTAAAATGGATATGGGCTTTCCTTTTGGTGGGCATGGGTTAGGGATGGAAGGCATGGAAAACGGTTCAAGGTAA
- a CDS encoding tetratricopeptide repeat protein, which produces MKNQKTLKIFLFGLLIALMTTSFPNNGHTQPSVNGNSEKLGQVSFLITCEGEAQKQFKRALAMLHSFWYTEARTAFEEVTQTDPECSMGYWGIAMTYNHPLWEPPSTDDLEKGSAAIKMARSVGKNTEREWLYIAALETFYKKMDRVDHETRAEDYSQAMKRVYERYHDDQEAAIFYALSLLGTTSPNDKTYKMQRRAGEILERILEDQPNHPGVAHYIIHSYDYPELAHRAEKAAQIYSNIAPSVPHVLHMPSHIFTRLGLWDESIQSNLASSQAAKRFAEKKNPGGISFEDLHALDYLMYAYLQKGEDQKARDILKEIQSVKEVQTVNLASAYALSAIPARYAIERRSWGEASDLLLHPSQFPWEQYPWTEATVVFTRAIGNARGGNLAKAKKNVKRLQELQNETKKVKKKYWVNQIEIQRLTASAWVVFAEGDHDQGLKLMQLAVSLESKTEKSPVTPGPILPASELLGEMLLALDQPDKALMAFESALESSPNRFNGLYGAAKAAEQSGKMDEAMGYYSKLVEICRNSNGDRAELKEAKTFLKKLKK; this is translated from the coding sequence GTGAAAAACCAAAAGACCTTAAAAATATTTTTATTTGGGCTTTTAATCGCTTTAATGACCACCTCTTTCCCCAACAATGGGCACACTCAACCCTCCGTGAATGGAAATTCCGAAAAACTGGGACAAGTTTCCTTTTTGATTACATGTGAAGGCGAGGCCCAAAAGCAGTTTAAGCGTGCATTGGCGATGCTCCATTCCTTTTGGTATACCGAGGCACGAACGGCTTTTGAAGAAGTGACCCAAACCGACCCGGAATGTTCAATGGGCTATTGGGGTATTGCTATGACTTATAATCATCCCCTGTGGGAACCCCCCAGTACGGATGATTTGGAAAAGGGGAGCGCTGCAATTAAAATGGCGAGGTCGGTGGGTAAAAATACCGAGAGGGAATGGCTATATATCGCCGCCCTTGAGACGTTTTATAAAAAAATGGACCGGGTAGATCATGAAACCCGGGCGGAGGATTATAGTCAGGCGATGAAGCGGGTCTATGAGCGGTATCACGATGATCAAGAAGCGGCCATTTTTTATGCCCTTTCCTTATTGGGAACAACCTCTCCCAATGATAAAACCTATAAAATGCAAAGAAGGGCTGGTGAGATCCTCGAGAGAATTTTAGAAGACCAACCGAATCATCCTGGTGTTGCCCATTATATTATTCATAGTTATGATTATCCGGAGCTTGCCCATCGGGCCGAAAAAGCCGCCCAAATTTATTCCAATATCGCACCTTCCGTTCCCCATGTCCTTCACATGCCTTCCCATATTTTTACTCGCTTGGGTTTATGGGATGAATCCATTCAATCCAATTTGGCCTCTTCCCAAGCAGCAAAACGTTTTGCTGAAAAGAAAAATCCGGGAGGGATTTCCTTTGAGGATCTTCATGCCCTGGATTATCTTATGTATGCCTATCTTCAGAAAGGGGAGGATCAAAAGGCACGGGATATCTTGAAAGAAATTCAGTCTGTGAAAGAGGTACAAACAGTGAATTTAGCATCTGCCTATGCCTTGTCGGCGATTCCTGCAAGGTACGCTATTGAGCGGCGGAGTTGGGGGGAGGCGTCCGACCTTTTACTTCATCCGAGTCAATTTCCATGGGAACAGTATCCCTGGACAGAGGCCACGGTGGTGTTTACCCGGGCCATTGGAAATGCACGGGGTGGAAATTTAGCGAAAGCGAAAAAAAATGTAAAAAGGCTTCAAGAACTCCAAAATGAAACGAAAAAGGTCAAAAAAAAATATTGGGTCAATCAAATTGAAATTCAAAGATTGACTGCATCGGCCTGGGTTGTTTTCGCGGAAGGAGATCATGACCAAGGCCTAAAGCTGATGCAGCTTGCGGTTTCTTTGGAAAGCAAAACGGAAAAAAGTCCCGTAACACCGGGTCCCATTTTACCCGCATCGGAACTGTTGGGGGAGATGCTTTTGGCCTTGGATCAACCGGATAAGGCTTTAATGGCTTTTGAAAGTGCTCTTGAATCATCTCCAAACCGGTTTAATGGGCTTTATGGTGCGGCTAAAGCCGCAGAGCAATCGGGAAAAATGGATGAAGCCATGGGGTATTACTCCAAACTGGTAGAGATTTGCCGGAATTCAAATGGAGACAGAGCGGAACTTAAAGAAGCAAAAACATTTTTGAAAAAATTGAAAAAATAA
- a CDS encoding twin-arginine translocation pathway signal protein — protein MAGIFFFTPPLLAVGRCVATQDNILGPFYREGAPFKTKIAGPNEKGEPLKIFGKVLGLDCEALPGAVVDVWQADHEGSYDNSGFFQRFNPKEFKLRGRMKTNEKGHYEYETILPGAYKIGLNSWRPKHIHYIVTKPGFEPLTTQLYFSGDPYIEGDRFVKESLIIDLKKTDPDKKSPLLVGNFDIVLNPSKL, from the coding sequence ATGGCTGGGATTTTCTTTTTTACCCCTCCCCTCCTGGCCGTAGGTCGATGTGTTGCGACCCAAGATAATATTTTGGGTCCTTTTTACCGTGAAGGGGCTCCCTTTAAAACAAAAATCGCCGGACCCAACGAAAAAGGAGAACCCCTTAAGATTTTTGGGAAAGTATTGGGGCTTGATTGTGAGGCATTGCCGGGGGCGGTGGTTGATGTTTGGCAAGCAGACCATGAAGGCAGTTATGATAATTCTGGTTTTTTTCAGCGATTTAATCCAAAGGAGTTTAAGCTTCGGGGAAGGATGAAAACAAATGAAAAAGGCCATTATGAATATGAAACGATTCTTCCCGGCGCTTACAAGATTGGGTTGAACAGCTGGAGGCCAAAGCATATCCACTATATCGTCACTAAACCCGGTTTTGAACCTTTGACCACCCAACTCTATTTTAGCGGTGATCCTTATATTGAGGGGGACCGTTTTGTAAAGGAATCTTTAATCATAGATTTAAAGAAAACCGATCCAGATAAAAAATCCCCTCTCCTGGTGGGAAACTTTGATATTGTCCTGAACCCCTCCAAATTATAA
- a CDS encoding SUMF1/EgtB/PvdO family nonheme iron enzyme, whose product MKILVFIILFFSDFAFFSLKVFAGPMVQIPEGPFLMGEILAEEGVNGKTVKLPSFQIDQFEVTNQEFQGEFPFHHFPLGAEKHPVCHVTWEEANVYCERLGKRLPSEAQWEKAARGTDGRIFPWGIKKKRRGAHPPISGMTKRIVGFNKKDVSVYGVRDMSASVWEWVKDEGLNERRVAKGGVWNEHLDYEYSKTFDRIFIDPDKRFIFLGFRCVK is encoded by the coding sequence TTGAAAATTTTGGTCTTTATCATTCTTTTTTTTAGTGACTTTGCCTTTTTCTCTCTAAAGGTTTTTGCCGGGCCCATGGTTCAAATTCCTGAGGGACCTTTTTTGATGGGAGAAATTCTAGCCGAAGAGGGGGTAAACGGAAAAACTGTAAAATTACCTTCTTTTCAGATAGATCAGTTCGAGGTAACCAATCAAGAGTTCCAGGGGGAATTTCCATTCCATCATTTTCCGTTGGGTGCGGAGAAGCATCCGGTTTGCCATGTAACCTGGGAGGAGGCCAATGTCTATTGCGAAAGGTTGGGAAAACGACTTCCTTCCGAGGCCCAATGGGAAAAAGCCGCCCGGGGAACCGATGGCCGAATTTTCCCGTGGGGAATTAAAAAGAAACGGAGGGGGGCCCATCCTCCAATCTCTGGGATGACCAAACGAATCGTTGGGTTTAATAAAAAAGATGTTTCGGTCTATGGTGTTCGGGACATGTCCGCTTCGGTATGGGAATGGGTTAAAGACGAAGGTCTAAATGAAAGGCGTGTAGCAAAAGGCGGAGTGTGGAATGAGCATTTGGATTATGAGTACAGCAAAACCTTTGACCGGATTTTCATAGATCCGGATAAACGGTTTATCTTTTTAGGGTTTCGATGCGTAAAATAG